The nucleotide window AAAACAAGCTCCCACCCATTCCAGATGGTTCGTTACCCTCACCTAGAGCGACCGCAAATCTGGCCCACTCTGCTAACACTTTTGGGGTATGCATGCTCTCGAATCCGCAAacgcccccttcctctccctcctcaccggcgcACCTTGAAGTCGGCCGCATCCTCTAGCAATTTCCAAAACCAGACGACACCCGACATTGATGGCTACCTGCCCCCTCCTCGCGCGAATCGCACCCAGATCATCAAGGTGGCCTCTTCAGCCTCCCACATGTCACTTGTAAAACGCGTACGAAAGGCACTGGAGAGCGCCCGAAATAACCAACAGGGAACAACAAAAGGTCTGCCCTTGGCAGCACGTGTTGCCGCTCTGGGTGCGAAGAATGGGAGATCAGACCAAACCGGGCCAATATCAGATGCGCTGGATGATGTCGTGCTTATTGCGACGGGGAGGGCAATTCAGAAGGCGGTTGAGGTGGGGGCCTCGTTCACGAGAGAACGAGATTTGATTGTGATTGCGAGGACGAAGACGGTACAGGCAGTGGACGACATCGAAATGATGGAcgaggatgcggaggaggag belongs to Podospora bellae-mahoneyi strain CBS 112042 chromosome 6, whole genome shotgun sequence and includes:
- a CDS encoding hypothetical protein (EggNog:ENOG503P61E; COG:S), coding for MASPMTQQPVGAPTTLPNKPENKLPPIPDGSRIRKRPLPLPPHRRTLKSAASSSNFQNQTTPDIDGYLPPPRANRTQIIKVASSASHMSLVKRVRKALESARNNQQGTTKGLPLAARVAALGAKNGRSDQTGPISDALDDVVLIATGRAIQKAVEVGASFTRERDLIVIARTKTVQAVDDIEMMDEDAEEEDSARIRHVSCVEVGVRWAS